The Pseudomonas berkeleyensis genome includes a region encoding these proteins:
- a CDS encoding methyl-accepting chemotaxis protein codes for MFGNQLKKELQQKDTELSLYKQLVQGIQAQKIMLSIDPQQRIVDFNDKFARFVGYAPEQLKGRPLSDFVPAYVKDLPCYKDLSAAIVSGHSISDRYRFLRSDGALVWVQASWMPLADERGVVQRVQCIGSEITESMNKARENEDFINALLRSTAVIEFDLQGHVLNANEQFLSAMGYSLERIRGQHHRIFCEPQESSSAEYTRFWERLNRGEFVAGRFKRVDSHGHVVWLEATYNPVHDTQNRLYKVVKFATVITDQVNREEEVNDAADTAYGISQRTDTTAQRGAQVVTETVQTMQRIAEQMTSASEGIEALGKQSVLISTMVQTIGGIAQQTNLLALNAAIEAARAGEQGRGFAVVADEVRQLASRTSKATEEIVGVVQDNQKLVDAAVRDMANSRAQAEAGLQLANQAGDVIVEIRQGAKQVLGAVERFARQLH; via the coding sequence ATGTTCGGTAACCAGTTGAAGAAGGAGTTGCAGCAGAAAGACACCGAGCTGTCGCTGTACAAGCAGCTCGTCCAAGGCATACAGGCGCAGAAGATCATGCTGTCGATCGATCCCCAGCAGCGGATCGTCGATTTCAACGACAAGTTCGCCCGTTTCGTCGGTTATGCGCCCGAGCAACTGAAAGGGCGCCCGCTGAGCGACTTCGTGCCGGCCTACGTCAAGGATCTGCCGTGCTACAAGGATCTCAGTGCGGCGATCGTTTCCGGTCATTCGATCAGTGATCGCTATCGTTTCCTGCGCAGCGATGGCGCGCTGGTGTGGGTGCAGGCCTCCTGGATGCCTCTGGCGGACGAACGGGGCGTCGTGCAACGTGTTCAGTGCATCGGTAGCGAGATAACCGAGAGCATGAACAAGGCGCGCGAGAACGAGGATTTCATCAACGCACTGCTACGCTCGACCGCCGTGATCGAGTTCGACCTGCAGGGCCACGTGCTCAACGCCAACGAGCAGTTCCTGAGTGCCATGGGCTACAGCCTGGAGCGGATCAGGGGCCAACACCACCGCATCTTCTGCGAACCGCAGGAGTCATCCTCCGCCGAGTACACACGCTTCTGGGAACGCCTGAACCGTGGCGAGTTCGTCGCCGGGCGTTTCAAGCGCGTAGACAGCCACGGTCACGTGGTCTGGCTCGAAGCGACCTACAACCCGGTGCACGACACTCAGAATCGTCTGTACAAGGTGGTCAAGTTCGCCACGGTGATCACCGACCAGGTCAACCGCGAAGAAGAGGTCAACGACGCGGCCGACACCGCCTACGGCATTTCTCAGCGTACCGACACCACCGCCCAGCGCGGTGCCCAGGTGGTGACCGAGACGGTGCAGACCATGCAGCGCATCGCCGAGCAGATGACGTCGGCCTCCGAAGGGATCGAGGCCCTTGGCAAGCAGTCGGTGCTGATCAGTACCATGGTGCAGACCATCGGTGGTATCGCCCAGCAGACCAACCTGCTGGCGCTGAACGCAGCCATCGAGGCCGCGCGGGCAGGGGAGCAGGGGCGTGGTTTCGCCGTCGTCGCCGACGAGGTGCGCCAGCTAGCCAGCCGTACCAGCAAGGCCACCGAGGAGATCGTCGGGGTGGTGCAGGACAACCAGAAGCTGGTGGACGCCGCTGTGCGCGACATGGCCAACAGTCGCGCCCAGGCCGAGGCCGGCCTGCAACTGGCCAATCAGGCGGGTGATGTGATCGTGGAGATTCGTCAGGGCGCCAAGCAAGTGCTCGGCGCCGTGGAGCGCTTCGCCCGACAACTGCACTAG
- a CDS encoding peptidase U32 family protein: MSLPKNHLELLSPARDVEIAREAILHGADAVYIGGPSFGARHNACNEVSDIAGLVEFARRYHARVFTTINTILHDDELEPARTLIHQLYDAGVDALIVQDMGVMELDIPPIELHASTQTDIRTLARAKFLDQAGFSQLVLARELNLQEIRAIADETDAAIEFFIHGALCVAFSGQCNISHAQTGRSANRGDCSQACRLPYTLKDEKGGVIAYEKHLLSMKDNNQSANLRALVEAGVRSFKIEGRYKDVAYVKNITAHYRRELDAILEDRPDLARASSGRTAHFFVPDPDKTFHRGSTDYFVTERKVDIGAFDSPTFTGLAVGNVEKVNKRDLIAVTHEPLSNGDGLNVLVKREVVGFRANIAELKGEFEEDGEKRYRYRVEPNEMPEGLFRLRPNHPLSRNLDHNWQQALQRTSAERRIGVSWKAELREDALKLTATSEEGISVDVALPGPFGAANKPEQALDGLRDLLTQLGTTIYHAQGVTLDAPQAFFVPNSQLKALRRDAIDKLTEARVAAHPRGNRKAETEPAPVYPESHLSFLYNVYNQKARDFYHRHGVQLIDAAYEAHEEPGEVPVMITKHCLRFSFNLCPKQAKGVTGVKTRVAPMQLVHGDEVLTLKFDCKPCEMHVIGKMKGHILDLPHPGSAATQVVGHISPDDLLKTIRQKPGYSH; the protein is encoded by the coding sequence ATGTCCTTGCCCAAGAACCACCTGGAACTGCTCAGCCCTGCGCGTGATGTCGAGATCGCCCGCGAGGCCATCCTGCATGGCGCCGACGCCGTCTACATCGGCGGCCCGAGCTTCGGCGCGCGGCACAATGCCTGCAACGAAGTGAGCGATATCGCCGGGCTGGTGGAGTTCGCCCGCCGCTACCACGCGCGGGTGTTCACCACGATCAACACCATCCTGCACGACGATGAGCTGGAGCCGGCACGCACGCTGATCCACCAGCTCTACGACGCGGGCGTGGACGCGCTGATCGTGCAGGACATGGGCGTGATGGAGCTGGATATTCCGCCCATCGAGCTGCATGCCAGCACCCAGACCGACATTCGAACCCTGGCACGCGCCAAGTTTCTCGACCAGGCCGGCTTCTCCCAACTGGTGCTGGCCCGCGAGCTGAACCTGCAGGAAATCCGCGCCATCGCCGATGAAACCGATGCCGCCATCGAGTTCTTCATCCATGGCGCGCTGTGCGTGGCCTTCTCCGGCCAGTGCAACATCTCCCACGCGCAGACCGGGCGCAGTGCCAACCGCGGCGACTGCTCGCAGGCCTGCCGCCTGCCCTACACCCTCAAGGATGAAAAAGGCGGCGTGATCGCCTACGAAAAACACCTGCTGTCCATGAAGGACAACAACCAGAGCGCCAACCTGCGCGCCTTGGTCGAGGCCGGCGTGCGCTCGTTCAAGATCGAGGGCCGCTACAAGGATGTGGCCTACGTGAAGAACATCACCGCCCACTACCGCCGCGAACTCGACGCGATTCTCGAGGATCGTCCGGACTTGGCCCGCGCCTCCAGCGGCCGCACCGCGCACTTCTTCGTGCCCGACCCGGACAAGACCTTCCACCGCGGCAGCACCGACTACTTCGTCACCGAGCGCAAAGTCGATATCGGCGCCTTCGACTCGCCAACCTTCACCGGGCTGGCGGTCGGCAATGTCGAGAAGGTCAACAAGCGCGACCTGATCGCCGTCACCCATGAGCCGCTGTCCAACGGCGACGGCCTCAACGTACTGGTCAAGCGCGAAGTGGTCGGCTTCCGCGCCAACATCGCCGAATTGAAGGGTGAGTTCGAGGAAGACGGCGAGAAGCGCTATCGCTACCGCGTCGAGCCCAACGAGATGCCCGAAGGTCTGTTCCGTCTGCGCCCGAATCACCCGCTCTCGCGCAACCTCGACCATAACTGGCAGCAAGCCCTGCAACGCACCAGTGCCGAGCGCCGCATCGGCGTGAGCTGGAAGGCCGAGCTGCGCGAAGACGCCCTCAAGCTCACCGCCACCAGCGAAGAAGGCATCAGCGTCGACGTTGCCCTGCCCGGCCCATTCGGCGCGGCCAACAAACCGGAGCAGGCGCTCGACGGCCTGCGCGACCTGCTCACCCAGCTCGGCACCACCATCTACCACGCCCAGGGCGTGACGCTGGATGCACCGCAGGCGTTCTTCGTGCCCAACTCGCAGCTCAAGGCACTGCGCCGCGACGCCATCGACAAGCTCACCGAAGCGCGCGTCGCCGCTCACCCGCGCGGTAACCGCAAGGCCGAAACCGAGCCGGCGCCGGTGTACCCGGAATCGCACCTGTCGTTCCTCTACAACGTCTACAACCAGAAGGCGCGCGATTTCTATCACCGCCACGGCGTACAGCTGATCGACGCCGCCTACGAGGCACACGAAGAGCCCGGCGAAGTGCCGGTGATGATCACCAAGCACTGCCTACGCTTCTCCTTCAACCTGTGCCCGAAGCAGGCCAAGGGCGTTACCGGCGTGAAAACCCGCGTCGCGCCGATGCAACTCGTGCACGGCGATGAAGTGCTGACCCTGAAGTTCGACTGCAAGCCGTGCGAGATGCACGTGATCGGCAAGATGAAAGGCCACATCCTCGACCTGCCGCATCCGGGCAGCGCCGCGACTCAGGTAGTCGGCCACATCAGCCCGGATGATCTGCTCAAGACCATTCGCCAGAAACCGGGCTACAGCCACTGA
- a CDS encoding YecA/YgfB family protein has protein sequence MDNRGLEKLDQWLLKYGNDDSILSASELDGYFAAIVSSPRQVAPAVWYAAIWADQLPQWPSDKDGERFMRLAVELMSEATYMLSEEPDDYEAIFLADSNGKGEKLIVSEWCSGYLRGAAVAGWLEEALSEAASAALKLIALHGDESGTETLKAMSDAEYDASTAMIEPAAVELYEYWQQNLQPLLPVRRDDAKVGRNDPCTCGSGKKYKQCCMS, from the coding sequence ATGGACAACAGAGGGTTGGAGAAGCTCGATCAGTGGCTGCTCAAGTACGGCAATGATGACTCGATCCTGTCCGCCAGCGAGCTGGATGGTTATTTCGCTGCCATCGTCTCCAGCCCGCGTCAGGTCGCGCCTGCTGTCTGGTATGCGGCGATCTGGGCCGACCAGCTGCCACAGTGGCCCAGCGACAAGGATGGCGAGCGCTTCATGAGGCTGGCTGTCGAGCTGATGAGCGAGGCGACCTACATGCTCAGCGAGGAGCCGGATGACTACGAGGCGATCTTCCTGGCAGACAGCAACGGCAAGGGCGAGAAGCTGATCGTTTCGGAATGGTGCTCGGGTTATCTGCGCGGCGCCGCGGTGGCAGGCTGGCTGGAGGAGGCGTTGTCCGAGGCCGCGTCAGCGGCGCTGAAGCTGATCGCCCTGCATGGCGACGAAAGCGGCACGGAAACGCTCAAGGCCATGTCCGACGCCGAATACGACGCCAGCACGGCGATGATCGAGCCGGCAGCGGTCGAGCTCTACGAATACTGGCAGCAGAACCTGCAGCCCTTGCTGCCAGTGCGCCGCGATGACGCCAAGGTCGGTCGCAACGATCCGTGCACCTGTGGCAGCGGCAAGAAGTACAAGCAGTGCTGCATGTCGTGA
- a CDS encoding BRO-N domain-containing protein: protein MISPLNPSFEDIRLTVQRAADGRFWFAAQPICQALELADEHAALLSHCRPDGILFGNEETPQAMIDLENLLRLSLHSTSPRAERLREWLCQALLPHLFSSANLPSYRQLNAADKRLRVLKWHDDWWMSVNDVMQLFGSRPELLGLNDEHRGG from the coding sequence ATGATCAGTCCACTCAACCCCAGCTTCGAAGACATCCGCCTCACTGTGCAGCGAGCCGCGGATGGTCGTTTCTGGTTCGCCGCGCAGCCTATCTGCCAGGCACTGGAACTGGCTGACGAACACGCGGCGCTGCTGAGCCACTGCCGCCCCGACGGCATCTTGTTCGGCAACGAAGAAACGCCGCAGGCCATGATCGATCTGGAGAACCTGCTGCGCCTGAGCCTGCACAGCACCAGCCCACGAGCCGAGCGCCTGCGCGAGTGGTTGTGCCAGGCCCTGTTGCCGCACCTGTTCAGCAGCGCCAACCTGCCGAGCTACCGGCAACTGAACGCGGCAGACAAACGCCTGCGCGTGCTCAAATGGCACGACGACTGGTGGATGTCGGTGAACGATGTGATGCAGCTGTTCGGCAGCCGGCCGGAACTGCTTGGACTGAACGATGAACACCGTGGTGGCTGA
- a CDS encoding helix-turn-helix domain-containing protein — MTEKTEFAQRLRSAMIAAGYPDRPAVLEREFNSRYWGRSVTFQAVSRWLRGEAIPSQDKLQVLAEWLRVEPQELRFGERAAATVREQRGRWEDPKFYQEREVIEAFLGLPMPQRKVVREVVMALAVAAKADTDKKPG; from the coding sequence ATGACCGAGAAAACAGAATTCGCCCAGCGCTTGCGCAGTGCCATGATCGCGGCTGGCTATCCAGATCGCCCAGCCGTGCTGGAGCGTGAGTTCAACTCGCGCTACTGGGGGCGCTCCGTGACCTTCCAGGCCGTTTCGCGTTGGCTGCGCGGCGAGGCGATCCCTTCCCAGGACAAGCTGCAGGTGCTGGCCGAGTGGCTGCGTGTCGAACCGCAGGAGCTGCGCTTCGGTGAGCGCGCTGCGGCCACCGTGCGTGAGCAGCGTGGTCGTTGGGAGGATCCGAAGTTCTATCAGGAACGTGAGGTCATCGAGGCCTTTCTGGGCCTGCCGATGCCGCAGCGCAAAGTCGTGCGTGAAGTGGTCATGGCCTTGGCCGTTGCAGCCAAGGCCGATACCGACAAGAAGCCCGGCTAA
- a CDS encoding HDOD domain-containing protein produces MDIEHLFAELHSLPSIPKVAQELIQQFDNPSANLESVARNIERDPVIAAKVLRLANSARFRGAREATSVEDAAMRLGFNTLRTLVMASAVTGAFKVDTGFDLKAFWLNSFRVASIARTLARQLQLDADAAFTCGMMHNIGELLIQAGAPDFARRLNRQPQREAAAHAAEETLQLGFGYPEVGAELARRWQLPQLIQHAIGYQARPSQAPDDGVYARLVAQSVLIGETIELDGVSEQAQQSLEGPLFEEVDLSKLFQALPAVLEADKAFAELLG; encoded by the coding sequence ATGGATATCGAACACCTCTTCGCCGAACTGCATAGCCTGCCCAGCATCCCCAAGGTCGCGCAGGAGCTGATCCAGCAGTTCGACAACCCCAGCGCCAACCTGGAAAGCGTGGCACGCAACATCGAACGTGACCCGGTGATCGCCGCCAAGGTGTTGCGCCTGGCCAACTCGGCGCGTTTTCGTGGCGCTCGAGAAGCCACCAGCGTGGAAGATGCGGCCATGCGCCTAGGCTTCAACACCCTGCGCACGCTGGTGATGGCCTCGGCGGTGACCGGCGCGTTCAAGGTAGACACCGGCTTCGACCTGAAGGCCTTCTGGCTCAACAGCTTCCGCGTGGCGAGCATCGCCCGCACCCTGGCCAGGCAGTTGCAATTGGATGCCGACGCCGCCTTCACCTGCGGGATGATGCACAACATCGGCGAATTGCTGATCCAGGCTGGCGCGCCGGACTTTGCCCGCCGCCTCAACCGCCAACCGCAGCGCGAAGCCGCCGCTCATGCCGCCGAGGAAACCCTGCAACTGGGCTTCGGCTACCCGGAGGTAGGCGCAGAACTGGCACGCCGCTGGCAATTGCCGCAACTGATCCAGCACGCCATCGGCTACCAGGCCCGCCCCAGCCAGGCGCCGGACGACGGGGTCTATGCCCGGCTGGTGGCGCAATCGGTACTGATCGGCGAGACCATCGAACTCGACGGTGTGAGCGAGCAGGCTCAACAGAGCCTGGAAGGTCCACTGTTCGAGGAGGTCGACCTGAGCAAACTGTTCCAGGCGCTGCCCGCCGTGCTGGAGGCAGACAAGGCATTCGCCGAATTGCTGGGATGA
- the eco gene encoding serine protease inhibitor ecotin, whose translation MNRLKLPLFTLACALPLAACAATPEALKPYPAAADGYNRHVIELPAQADEAEHKVEIIAGKTLEVDCNQQRLGGQWQEKTVEGWGYSYYELGQVGPAMSTLMACPDGSRKPAFVRVGGEPQLVRYNSKLPLVIYAPSDVEVRYRIWSAGSDVTQAPRQ comes from the coding sequence ATGAATCGACTCAAACTGCCGCTGTTCACCCTCGCCTGCGCCCTGCCCCTGGCAGCCTGCGCCGCCACGCCCGAGGCACTCAAGCCCTACCCCGCTGCTGCCGACGGCTACAACCGCCATGTGATCGAGCTGCCAGCGCAGGCCGACGAAGCCGAGCACAAGGTGGAGATCATCGCCGGCAAAACCCTGGAAGTGGACTGCAACCAGCAGCGCCTGGGTGGCCAGTGGCAGGAAAAGACCGTGGAAGGCTGGGGCTACAGCTATTACGAGCTGGGCCAGGTCGGTCCGGCAATGAGCACGCTGATGGCCTGCCCGGACGGCAGCCGTAAACCGGCCTTCGTGCGCGTTGGCGGCGAGCCGCAACTGGTGCGTTACAACAGCAAGCTGCCGCTGGTGATCTACGCACCATCGGACGTCGAGGTGCGCTATCGCATCTGGTCGGCCGGCAGCGACGTCACCCAAGCACCGCGCCAGTGA
- a CDS encoding cupin domain-containing protein, whose product MANKPITVLRDTQPMPVVDACKWERIEGEPHTVNLNAYTSDDGSKIMGTWICTPGKWRVEYVKWEYCHFQEGYCIITPDGMQPIHLKAGDIFVVEPGMKGTWEVVETVRKYFVFA is encoded by the coding sequence ATGGCCAACAAACCGATCACCGTCCTGCGCGATACCCAGCCGATGCCTGTCGTCGACGCCTGCAAATGGGAGCGTATCGAGGGTGAGCCGCACACCGTCAACCTCAACGCCTACACCTCCGATGACGGCAGCAAGATCATGGGCACCTGGATCTGCACCCCCGGTAAATGGCGGGTGGAGTATGTGAAGTGGGAGTACTGCCACTTCCAGGAAGGCTACTGCATCATCACCCCGGACGGCATGCAGCCGATTCACCTCAAGGCTGGCGATATCTTCGTGGTCGAGCCCGGTATGAAAGGCACCTGGGAAGTGGTCGAGACAGTGCGCAAGTACTTCGTGTTCGCCTGA
- a CDS encoding DMT family transporter, whose product MKDSARGLLLVTTGIVVLSFDGLLVRLVQADGWSIVFWRGLLMFLALGAFSLSTRSRASIRAQPLLSATSALLLALISIFFVLAIIHTTVANVVVILSTAPLFAALLTRFFLHEPVALRTWLAISVATLGIVLVFAGSFTSSDLLGNVYALLSSAALGANLTLLRRHPSLERMPLIALGGLAAALISLPMAQPFGLDGASYLALAVMGLLQMPLATLLINNATRYLPSAEVALFYLLESVLGTLWVWYFLSEVPAQATLYGGALVIVTLMVHAGLTLRTRPPLPA is encoded by the coding sequence ATGAAAGACTCAGCACGCGGCTTGCTGCTCGTCACCACTGGAATCGTGGTGCTCAGCTTCGATGGCCTGTTGGTACGTCTGGTGCAGGCGGACGGCTGGAGTATCGTGTTCTGGCGCGGGCTGTTGATGTTCCTCGCCCTTGGCGCGTTCTCGCTGTCGACCAGAAGCCGTGCGAGCATCCGCGCGCAGCCGCTGCTCAGTGCCACATCGGCCCTCCTGCTGGCACTGATCTCGATCTTCTTCGTGCTGGCGATCATCCACACCACGGTGGCCAACGTGGTGGTCATACTGAGCACCGCACCGCTGTTCGCCGCACTCCTTACCCGTTTCTTCCTGCACGAGCCGGTAGCACTGCGCACCTGGCTGGCGATCAGCGTGGCGACGCTGGGCATCGTGCTGGTATTCGCCGGCTCCTTCACGAGCAGCGATCTGCTCGGCAATGTCTATGCGCTGCTGTCTTCGGCAGCGCTAGGCGCCAACCTCACCTTGTTGCGCAGACACCCCAGCCTCGAACGCATGCCGCTGATTGCGCTGGGCGGCCTGGCCGCGGCGTTGATCAGCTTGCCCATGGCCCAGCCGTTCGGCCTGGACGGGGCCAGCTATCTGGCGCTGGCCGTCATGGGGCTGCTGCAAATGCCGCTGGCCACCTTGCTGATCAACAACGCGACACGCTACCTGCCCTCAGCCGAGGTTGCCTTGTTCTATTTGCTGGAAAGCGTGCTGGGCACCTTGTGGGTCTGGTATTTCCTGAGCGAAGTGCCGGCCCAGGCAACGCTGTATGGCGGCGCGCTGGTGATCGTCACGCTGATGGTGCACGCCGGTCTCACGTTACGCACACGCCCACCTTTGCCAGCCTGA
- a CDS encoding LysR family transcriptional regulator — protein MESKSTDTLRGLESFVKAVESGSIAAGARLQGISAAAASQNIARLEQSLGTRLLTRTTRSLALTDAGALYFERVQSVIQELELARAAVADLQDEPRGLLRIAASAAFGRHVLAPLIPGFMARHPRIRCELLTTDGSVDHIQEGVDVSIHIEQQLQDGLVARHIATAQTRFCAAPSYLQRAGRPNEPEDLRDHDCLLFRIAVDGRFLRWGFVRDGLHFDAQVRASMSSNDIDALALCAAAGGGVTRLASFVAEPYLARGELVELFSSATPTRSRATSAPLDYYLCVRDRYELTPKVRLFMDYLLLALPPELKPRPGGNWQGKSDSAND, from the coding sequence TTGGAAAGCAAAAGCACGGATACCCTGCGCGGCCTGGAGAGCTTCGTCAAAGCCGTGGAAAGCGGCAGCATCGCCGCTGGCGCCAGGCTACAGGGCATCAGCGCCGCTGCAGCGAGCCAGAACATCGCTCGCCTGGAGCAGAGCCTGGGCACACGCCTGCTGACCCGTACCACCCGCAGCCTGGCGCTCACCGATGCCGGTGCGCTGTACTTCGAGCGGGTGCAGAGCGTGATCCAGGAACTGGAGCTGGCCCGCGCCGCCGTGGCCGACCTGCAGGACGAACCCCGTGGCCTGCTGCGCATCGCCGCCAGTGCCGCTTTCGGCCGCCACGTACTTGCACCGCTGATCCCCGGCTTCATGGCTCGCCATCCACGCATCCGCTGCGAATTGCTGACCACCGACGGCAGTGTCGACCACATCCAGGAAGGCGTGGACGTCAGCATCCACATCGAACAGCAGTTACAGGATGGCCTGGTCGCCCGGCACATCGCCACCGCGCAGACTCGTTTCTGTGCCGCCCCGTCCTACTTGCAGCGCGCCGGGCGGCCGAACGAGCCGGAGGATCTGCGCGATCACGACTGCCTGCTGTTTCGCATCGCTGTCGACGGACGTTTCCTGCGCTGGGGCTTCGTGCGTGACGGCCTGCACTTCGATGCGCAGGTCAGGGCAAGCATGAGCAGTAACGATATCGACGCCCTCGCCCTGTGCGCGGCAGCAGGTGGCGGCGTCACCCGCCTGGCCTCCTTCGTCGCCGAACCCTACCTGGCACGCGGTGAACTGGTGGAGCTGTTCTCTTCCGCGACGCCCACACGCAGCCGGGCGACCAGTGCCCCGCTGGATTACTACCTATGCGTGCGTGACCGCTACGAGCTGACGCCCAAGGTTCGCCTGTTCATGGATTACCTGCTGCTGGCCTTGCCGCCAGAACTGAAGCCGCGCCCTGGCGGCAACTGGCAGGGTAAATCCGACAGCGCAAACGACTAA
- a CDS encoding DUF2798 domain-containing protein has product MPDLELTPSATRSWKLPARAMPVAFAFFMSAIMAMLMCLVITAANRGIGDGYLQAVLSAYSLAMPVAFVCVMLVRPIVLKLVSLTVRMP; this is encoded by the coding sequence ATGCCCGATCTCGAACTCACGCCCTCTGCCACGCGAAGCTGGAAGCTGCCTGCCCGCGCCATGCCCGTGGCGTTCGCCTTCTTCATGTCGGCGATCATGGCCATGCTCATGTGCCTGGTGATCACTGCTGCCAACAGGGGGATCGGCGACGGCTATCTGCAAGCCGTGCTGAGCGCCTACAGCCTGGCGATGCCGGTGGCATTCGTCTGCGTGATGCTGGTTCGGCCCATCGTGCTCAAGCTGGTCAGCCTGACGGTGCGTATGCCCTGA
- a CDS encoding class I SAM-dependent DNA methyltransferase, with product MSGNALYTDLSGYYDLMCADIDYQAQSHCIHRLQQLFGNGGKRHLDLACGTGPHVRHFLDAGYASTGLDINQPMLDRAALRCPEARFDLQDMCGFSVETPLDLITCFLYSIHYSASIERLKACIASVHGALASGGVFCFNAVDKQRIDNTSFVSHSARYAEGQFRFSSAWYYRGEGEQQALRLRIERSVDGQTEVWDDEHPMVAVSFVELQALLEPYFEVQVLEHDYQRLMPWDNASGNALFACIKR from the coding sequence ATGTCCGGCAATGCCCTCTACACCGACCTGTCGGGTTACTACGACCTGATGTGCGCGGATATCGACTATCAGGCGCAGAGCCACTGTATCCATCGCCTGCAGCAACTGTTCGGCAATGGCGGCAAGCGTCACCTCGACCTGGCCTGCGGCACCGGCCCGCATGTGCGGCATTTTCTCGATGCGGGTTATGCCAGTACCGGTCTCGACATCAATCAACCGATGCTCGACCGCGCTGCCTTGCGCTGCCCCGAGGCGCGCTTCGACCTGCAGGACATGTGCGGTTTCAGCGTGGAAACGCCGCTGGATCTGATCACCTGCTTTCTCTACTCCATCCACTACAGCGCCAGCATCGAACGGCTCAAGGCCTGCATCGCCAGCGTGCATGGCGCCCTGGCGAGCGGTGGGGTGTTCTGTTTCAACGCGGTGGACAAGCAGCGCATCGACAACACCTCGTTCGTCTCCCACAGCGCACGTTACGCCGAGGGCCAGTTTCGCTTCAGCTCCGCTTGGTACTACCGCGGCGAGGGCGAGCAGCAGGCGCTACGGCTGCGCATCGAGCGAAGCGTGGATGGGCAGACCGAGGTCTGGGACGACGAACATCCCATGGTCGCAGTGAGTTTTGTCGAGTTGCAGGCGCTACTGGAGCCGTACTTCGAGGTGCAGGTGCTGGAACATGATTACCAGCGGCTGATGCCCTGGGATAACGCATCAGGCAATGCACTGTTCGCCTGTATCAAGCGCTGA
- a CDS encoding YqaE/Pmp3 family membrane protein — MDLIRILIAIILPPLGVFLQVGFGGAFWLNILLTLLGYIPGIVHAVYIIAKR; from the coding sequence ATGGATCTTATCCGCATCTTGATCGCTATCATCCTGCCGCCGCTGGGGGTGTTCCTGCAGGTGGGTTTTGGCGGTGCGTTCTGGCTCAACATCCTGCTGACGCTGCTGGGTTACATCCCAGGCATCGTCCATGCGGTCTATATCATCGCCAAGCGCTAG
- a CDS encoding DUF1289 domain-containing protein — protein sequence MAKDIENPCVSLCQLNSELCVSCGRTREEIRKWRGMKRPEKMACVQKAAARVKAIAKKKGKG from the coding sequence GTGGCCAAGGACATTGAGAACCCCTGCGTGTCGCTGTGTCAGCTCAACAGCGAGCTGTGCGTCAGTTGCGGGCGCACGCGCGAGGAAATCCGCAAATGGCGGGGCATGAAACGCCCCGAGAAGATGGCCTGTGTGCAGAAGGCTGCGGCGCGGGTGAAGGCGATTGCCAAGAAGAAAGGCAAAGGCTAG
- a CDS encoding PAAR domain-containing protein produces MSGKPAARLSDPTACPIPGHGTNPIVSGSGDVLFDGLSAARLSDTSACGSPIASNVSPTVFINGLNAATLGSVGGHGNTVIAGSGTVIIGSSGGGAPFVPVLPLIIQAAFSDRFQLVDKRSGRPLTYRNYAIKHEDGRFEYGQSDENGFTKLVTHSVRAETIEIYIED; encoded by the coding sequence ATGAGCGGCAAACCTGCTGCGCGCCTCAGCGACCCCACCGCCTGCCCGATTCCAGGGCATGGCACCAACCCCATCGTCAGCGGTTCCGGTGATGTTCTGTTCGACGGCCTGAGCGCCGCCCGGCTCAGTGACACGTCAGCCTGTGGCAGCCCAATTGCGTCCAACGTCTCCCCAACCGTATTCATCAACGGCCTGAATGCCGCGACGCTCGGCAGTGTCGGCGGGCATGGGAATACGGTCATTGCCGGTTCAGGCACGGTGATCATCGGTAGCAGTGGCGGCGGAGCGCCCTTCGTTCCGGTGTTGCCTCTGATCATTCAGGCTGCTTTCAGTGATCGTTTCCAGTTGGTCGATAAGCGCAGCGGAAGACCGTTGACCTACAGGAATTATGCAATCAAGCACGAAGACGGACGCTTTGAATACGGCCAATCAGATGAAAACGGCTTCACTAAATTGGTGACCCATTCTGTCCGCGCTGAAACCATCGAAATCTACATTGAGGACTGA